A window of the Acidovorax sp. YS12 genome harbors these coding sequences:
- a CDS encoding response regulator transcription factor, with product MNGARVYVIDDDASVRAAIEDLLASVGLAAQGFGSTAAFLAHWRQADAAGDGTPACLVLDIRMPGQSGLEFQRQMQELGMALPVVFITGHGDIPMSVQAMKGGAIEFLTKPFRDQDLLDAIQLGLGRDRDRRAQAQAQALRRARWDSLSPGEQAVVRGVAAGRLNKQIAADLGVSEITVKVRRAQAMRKMQVRTLAELLRVADPFCGTYTAPP from the coding sequence ATGAACGGCGCCCGGGTGTATGTGATCGACGACGACGCCTCGGTGCGCGCCGCCATCGAGGACCTGCTGGCGTCCGTGGGCCTGGCGGCGCAGGGCTTTGGCTCCACGGCTGCGTTCCTGGCGCACTGGCGCCAGGCCGATGCAGCGGGAGACGGCACGCCCGCCTGCCTGGTGCTCGACATCCGCATGCCCGGCCAGAGCGGCCTGGAGTTCCAGCGCCAGATGCAGGAGCTGGGCATGGCGCTGCCCGTGGTCTTCATCACCGGCCACGGCGACATCCCGATGAGCGTGCAGGCCATGAAGGGCGGCGCCATCGAGTTCCTGACCAAGCCCTTCCGCGACCAGGATTTGCTCGACGCCATCCAGCTCGGCCTCGGGCGCGACCGCGACCGGCGCGCGCAGGCGCAGGCGCAGGCGCTGCGGCGCGCGCGCTGGGACAGCCTCTCCCCGGGCGAGCAGGCAGTGGTGCGCGGCGTGGCCGCCGGGCGGCTCAACAAGCAGATCGCGGCGGACCTGGGCGTGAGCGAGATCACCGTCAAGGTGCGCCGCGCCCAGGCCATGCGCAAGATGCAGGTGCGCACGCTGGCGGAGCTGCTGCGAGTGGCCGACCCGTTCTGCGGCACCTACACTGCGCCCCCATGA
- a CDS encoding TolC family protein gives MHFVFLPSRRTLALRLALAGLGVAGATAALAAAAAPPAGAPAVPAVLASARPQLRFVDYLQAVEAHSLDLQAQQTTVTAARAGVGIAGLRPDPELSLGWSREQVRTGVPRPSSYNPAISWELETGGKRAARIREATSHVRLAEAQVEGFRHGLFNDSASAFAEVCRTREVLARKQQTLQALDDVVRANEVRRKAGDVGGVELLQSRVERDQFAADVTQARADAQAALVALSVPLGRRVGEVLGDGPLDCDFAPFTAGDDLQALLPAAMQARDDIQIAEATLNNARDKASLAQANRWVNPTLSVGVTNTAGYPAGTGRDGEPYDAASRSRTLAVSVSVPLPLSRLDKGDLVQAEAEVTQAMLGLEQARHRAEADVRAARFRFVAARDNVARYRDGVLADAQKVLEGMRLSYRHGAASLLELLVAQRSADDAYLAYLQARADLATATVQLQLSVGQRPAL, from the coding sequence ATGCATTTTGTCTTTCTCCCTTCCCGCCGAACCCTGGCGCTGCGGCTGGCGTTGGCCGGCCTGGGCGTAGCCGGTGCGACGGCCGCACTGGCCGCCGCGGCCGCGCCGCCAGCCGGTGCCCCGGCCGTGCCCGCCGTGCTGGCCAGTGCCCGGCCACAGTTGCGCTTCGTCGACTACCTGCAGGCCGTCGAGGCCCACAGCCTGGATCTGCAGGCCCAGCAGACCACGGTCACGGCGGCCCGGGCCGGCGTCGGCATCGCCGGCCTGCGCCCCGACCCCGAGCTTTCGCTGGGCTGGAGCCGCGAGCAGGTCAGGACCGGCGTGCCGCGCCCGTCCAGCTACAACCCGGCCATCAGCTGGGAGCTGGAAACCGGTGGCAAGCGCGCCGCCCGCATCCGCGAGGCCACGAGCCATGTGCGCCTGGCCGAGGCACAGGTCGAGGGCTTTCGCCACGGGCTGTTCAATGATTCGGCCAGCGCCTTCGCCGAGGTCTGCCGTACCCGCGAGGTGCTGGCGCGCAAGCAGCAGACGCTGCAGGCGCTGGACGACGTGGTGCGCGCCAACGAGGTGCGCCGCAAGGCCGGCGACGTGGGTGGCGTGGAACTGCTGCAGTCGCGCGTGGAGCGCGACCAGTTCGCCGCCGATGTGACCCAGGCGCGCGCCGACGCCCAGGCCGCGCTGGTGGCGCTGTCGGTGCCGCTGGGCCGGCGTGTCGGCGAGGTGCTGGGCGACGGCCCGCTGGACTGCGACTTCGCCCCCTTCACCGCAGGGGACGACCTGCAGGCCCTGCTGCCGGCGGCCATGCAGGCGCGCGACGACATCCAGATCGCCGAGGCCACGCTGAACAATGCGCGCGACAAGGCGTCGCTGGCCCAGGCCAACCGCTGGGTCAATCCCACGCTGTCCGTGGGCGTGACCAACACCGCAGGCTACCCGGCCGGCACCGGCAGGGACGGCGAGCCCTATGACGCAGCCAGCCGTTCACGCACGCTGGCGGTGTCGGTCAGCGTGCCGTTGCCGCTGTCGCGCCTGGACAAGGGCGATCTGGTGCAGGCCGAGGCCGAGGTGACCCAGGCCATGCTCGGCCTGGAGCAGGCCCGGCACAGGGCCGAGGCCGACGTGCGAGCCGCCCGGTTCCGCTTTGTCGCCGCGCGCGACAACGTGGCGCGCTACCGGGACGGCGTCTTGGCCGACGCGCAGAAGGTGCTGGAGGGCATGCGCCTGTCCTACCGGCATGGTGCCGCCTCGCTGCTGGAGCTGTTGGTGGCCCAGCGCTCGGCCGACGATGCCTATCTGGCCTATCTGCAGGCCCGTGCCGATCTGGCCACGGCCACCGTGCAATTGCAATTGAGCGTGGGGCAGCGCCCCGCACTCTGA
- a CDS encoding MgtC/SapB family protein, whose amino-acid sequence MNQWPAFDLSATLSTLASLLLAFLLGALIGFERQVRQRTAGLRTNTLVAVGAAVFVDLAVRFHTLYGGSPSPLQVIAYVVSGIGFLGAGAIMKEGANVSGLNTAATLWGSAAVGCCAGAKLLPEAVLAALFVLAANTLLRPVVNRINRQPVQEEFSEATYTVYVICRRARQSEVREQLVEWLEAASYPVRDIDQHPFGQGDAEIEATLYATAVDGGELDQIMARLEAEDGVLQAFWNASAED is encoded by the coding sequence ATGAACCAATGGCCCGCCTTCGACCTCTCCGCCACGCTGAGCACCCTGGCCAGCCTGCTGCTGGCCTTCCTGCTCGGCGCCCTGATCGGCTTCGAGCGCCAGGTGCGCCAGCGCACGGCGGGGCTGCGCACCAACACGCTGGTGGCCGTGGGCGCGGCGGTGTTCGTCGACCTGGCGGTGCGTTTTCACACGCTCTACGGCGGCTCGCCCAGCCCGCTGCAGGTGATCGCCTACGTGGTCTCGGGCATCGGCTTCCTCGGTGCGGGCGCCATCATGAAGGAGGGCGCCAACGTCTCGGGCCTGAACACCGCCGCCACGCTCTGGGGTTCCGCCGCCGTGGGCTGCTGCGCCGGCGCCAAGCTGCTGCCCGAGGCCGTGCTGGCGGCGCTGTTCGTGCTGGCGGCGAACACGCTGCTGCGCCCGGTGGTCAACCGCATCAACCGCCAGCCGGTGCAGGAGGAATTCAGCGAGGCCACCTACACGGTCTACGTCATCTGCCGGCGCGCGCGCCAGTCCGAGGTGCGCGAGCAACTGGTCGAATGGCTGGAGGCCGCCAGCTACCCGGTGCGCGACATCGACCAGCACCCCTTCGGCCAGGGCGACGCGGAGATCGAGGCCACGCTCTACGCCACCGCCGTGGACGGCGGCGAACTAGACCAGATCATGGCCCGCCTGGAAGCTGAGGACGGCGTGCTGCAGGCCTTCTGGAACGCCAGCGCGGAGGATTGA
- a CDS encoding HAMP domain-containing histidine kinase: MLASLRPPARVRRALIALALGLAMAAIFVADTLTEYAVAAAVFHTAVILVAVRWFSPRAVVALALACIALTVVSFALTPAGLYSVGLVNTGISILAIAITAYLGLKMVAAQAAAHAAQARLLQIARATSLGALTGSIAHEVNQPLAAIVTSGHACQRWLAQQPPQLEKAGQALQRILADAERASNVVTRIRGMARGEAPRRQRFDLEEAARDMVALSRGALDARGIAVRWDAAPGLPPAWADRVQVQQIVGNLLLNAIDAIDAIDTAGPGGVPEIILSLRRPGPEQLELCVTDSGIGLDPAVQAHLFDAFWSTKSQGMGLGLTLCRSMAEAHGGRVWAAPRADGRRGASFHISLPALRDNAA; this comes from the coding sequence ATGCTCGCTTCCCTGCGCCCCCCGGCGCGCGTGCGCCGCGCGCTCATCGCCCTGGCCCTGGGCCTGGCCATGGCCGCCATCTTCGTGGCCGACACGCTGACCGAGTACGCCGTGGCGGCGGCCGTGTTCCACACGGCGGTCATCCTGGTGGCGGTGCGCTGGTTCAGCCCGCGCGCCGTGGTGGCGCTGGCGCTGGCCTGCATCGCGCTCACCGTGGTCAGCTTCGCGCTCACGCCGGCCGGGCTGTACAGCGTTGGCCTGGTCAACACCGGCATCAGCATCCTGGCCATCGCCATCACCGCCTACCTGGGCCTGAAGATGGTGGCCGCGCAGGCGGCGGCCCACGCGGCCCAGGCACGGCTGCTGCAGATCGCGCGCGCCACCAGCCTGGGCGCGCTGACCGGCTCCATCGCCCACGAGGTCAACCAGCCGCTGGCGGCCATCGTCACCAGCGGCCACGCCTGCCAGCGCTGGCTGGCGCAGCAGCCGCCGCAGCTGGAAAAAGCTGGCCAGGCGCTGCAGCGCATCCTGGCCGACGCCGAGCGCGCCAGCAACGTCGTCACCCGCATCCGCGGCATGGCGCGCGGCGAGGCGCCGCGGCGCCAGCGCTTCGATCTGGAAGAAGCCGCGCGCGACATGGTGGCCCTGTCGCGCGGCGCGCTCGACGCGCGCGGCATCGCCGTGCGCTGGGACGCCGCGCCCGGCTTGCCCCCGGCCTGGGCCGACCGCGTGCAGGTGCAGCAGATCGTGGGCAACCTGCTGCTCAATGCCATCGACGCCATCGACGCCATCGACACCGCCGGCCCCGGCGGTGTGCCCGAAATCATCCTGTCCCTGCGCCGCCCCGGGCCGGAGCAACTGGAGCTGTGCGTGACCGACAGCGGCATCGGCCTTGACCCCGCCGTGCAGGCCCACCTGTTCGATGCCTTCTGGAGCACCAAGAGCCAGGGCATGGGCCTGGGGCTGACGCTGTGCCGCAGCATGGCCGAGGCCCACGGCGGGCGGGTCTGGGCCGCGCCGCGCGCCGACGGGCGCCGTGGCGCCAGCTTCCACATCAGCCTGCCGGCGCTGCGGGACAATGCGGCATGA
- the mgtA gene encoding magnesium-translocating P-type ATPase translates to MHFLTSWFGGFLRRRHNLRLFRRSALPGMARGPGGKPVAPGAVPAQRTRALWRAACDDIPGTLVRLQSHEEGLSEGEAAERLRRVGPNEVDHEKPLPWWQHLWQCYRNPFNVLLTLLAVVSYLTEDLQATLVIGTMVLLSTLIRFVQEGRSLRVAERLKAMVGSTATVIRRDLGTEAAEVAERYFGVHVHSRHPAQRREVPMRALVPGDHILLSAGDMVPADCRVLTAKDLFVAQAAMTGESLPVEKFAERQQLAEGLLEQDNLLFMGTNVVSGVATAVVVATGNQTYFGQLAHRAVATDRAPTAFQAGVNSVSWLLIRFALVMVPLVLLLNGFTKGDWMEAFLFALSVAVGLTPEMLPMIVTSTLAKGAVVLSRQKVIVKRLDAIQNFGAMDVLCTDKTGTLTQDRIVLERHTDVFGHESREALHLAWLNSYHQTGLKNLLDRAVIEHLQLHPEPGLEAAWRKVDEIPFDFERRRMSVLLQPRAGGDTLLVCKGAVEEMLAVCTQVRDGENTVALDAAMLARVRAVTEGLNAQGLRVVAVARRHLPASPLAACGYGVADEAGLTLVGYIAFLDPPKESTAPALQALAAHGVEVKVLTGDNELVAARICEQVGLAGGPPVTGAQIERMDDAALAAAVQAHRLFARLTPLHKERIVHALRAQGRVVGFMGDGINDAPALRAADIGISVDGAVDIAKEAADIILLEKSLMVLEQGVVEGRRTFCNMLKYIRMTASSNFGNVFSVLVASVFLPFLPMLPLQLLVQNLLYDISQIAIPFDRVDDELVRQPLRWNPQDIGRFMLCFGPLSSVFDILCFAMMWWVFQANTPAQQALFQSGWFVVGLLTQTLIVHMIRTPRLPFLQSRAAWPLLLTTAAIMAVGIFLPMGPLAGHFKLQALPLLYWPLLAAILLGYVVLVTWVKRAYMRRFGWQ, encoded by the coding sequence ATGCACTTTCTAACGTCCTGGTTCGGCGGCTTTCTGCGCCGCCGCCACAACCTGCGGCTGTTCCGCCGCAGCGCGCTGCCGGGCATGGCGCGCGGCCCCGGCGGCAAGCCGGTGGCGCCCGGCGCGGTGCCCGCGCAGCGCACGCGCGCGCTGTGGCGCGCCGCCTGCGACGACATTCCCGGCACCCTGGTGCGGCTGCAGTCCCATGAGGAGGGGCTGAGCGAGGGCGAGGCCGCCGAGCGCCTGCGCCGCGTCGGCCCGAACGAGGTGGACCACGAAAAGCCGCTGCCCTGGTGGCAGCACCTGTGGCAGTGCTACCGCAATCCGTTCAATGTGCTGCTGACGCTGCTGGCCGTGGTGTCGTACCTGACCGAAGACCTGCAGGCCACCCTCGTGATCGGCACCATGGTGCTGCTGTCCACGCTGATCCGTTTTGTGCAGGAGGGGCGCTCGCTGCGTGTCGCCGAGCGCCTCAAGGCCATGGTGGGCAGCACCGCCACGGTGATACGCCGCGACCTGGGCACCGAGGCCGCCGAGGTGGCGGAGCGCTACTTTGGCGTCCATGTGCATTCGCGCCACCCGGCCCAGCGCCGCGAGGTGCCGATGCGCGCGCTGGTGCCGGGCGACCACATCCTGCTGTCCGCCGGCGACATGGTGCCGGCCGACTGCCGCGTGCTCACCGCCAAGGACCTGTTCGTGGCCCAGGCCGCGATGACCGGCGAATCGCTGCCGGTGGAGAAGTTCGCCGAGCGCCAGCAGCTCGCCGAGGGCCTGCTGGAGCAGGACAACCTGCTGTTCATGGGCACCAACGTGGTCTCCGGCGTGGCCACGGCCGTGGTGGTGGCCACCGGCAACCAGACCTACTTCGGTCAGCTCGCGCACCGCGCCGTGGCCACGGATCGCGCGCCCACCGCGTTCCAGGCGGGGGTCAACAGCGTCTCGTGGCTGCTGATCCGCTTCGCGCTGGTGATGGTGCCGCTGGTGCTGCTGCTCAACGGCTTCACCAAGGGCGACTGGATGGAGGCCTTCCTGTTCGCGCTGTCGGTGGCCGTGGGCCTGACGCCGGAGATGCTGCCGATGATCGTCACCTCCACGCTGGCCAAGGGCGCGGTGGTGCTGTCGCGGCAGAAGGTCATCGTCAAGCGCCTCGACGCGATCCAGAACTTCGGCGCCATGGACGTGCTGTGCACCGACAAGACCGGCACGCTGACGCAGGACCGCATTGTGCTGGAGCGCCACACCGACGTCTTCGGCCACGAGTCGCGCGAGGCGTTGCACCTGGCCTGGCTCAACAGCTACCACCAGACCGGGCTGAAGAACCTGCTGGACCGCGCCGTCATCGAGCACCTGCAGCTGCACCCCGAGCCCGGGCTGGAGGCCGCCTGGCGCAAGGTGGACGAAATTCCCTTCGACTTCGAGCGCCGGCGCATGTCGGTATTGCTGCAGCCGCGGGCCGGCGGCGACACGCTGCTGGTGTGCAAGGGCGCGGTCGAGGAAATGCTGGCCGTGTGCACGCAGGTGCGCGACGGCGAAAACACCGTGGCGCTGGATGCCGCCATGCTGGCGCGCGTGCGCGCCGTGACCGAGGGGCTGAACGCCCAGGGCCTGCGCGTGGTCGCCGTGGCCCGCCGCCACCTGCCGGCCAGCCCGCTGGCGGCCTGCGGCTATGGTGTGGCCGACGAGGCCGGGCTGACGCTGGTGGGCTACATCGCCTTCCTCGACCCGCCGAAGGAATCCACCGCCCCGGCGCTGCAGGCGCTGGCCGCGCACGGCGTGGAAGTGAAGGTGCTGACCGGCGACAACGAGCTGGTGGCGGCCCGCATCTGCGAACAGGTGGGCCTGGCGGGCGGCCCGCCCGTGACCGGCGCGCAGATCGAGCGCATGGACGACGCCGCGCTGGCCGCCGCAGTGCAAGCGCACCGGCTGTTCGCCCGGCTGACGCCGCTGCACAAGGAGCGCATCGTGCACGCGCTGCGCGCGCAGGGCCGCGTGGTCGGCTTCATGGGCGACGGCATCAACGACGCGCCCGCGCTGCGCGCCGCCGACATCGGCATCAGCGTGGACGGCGCGGTGGACATCGCCAAGGAGGCGGCCGACATCATCCTGCTGGAGAAAAGCCTGATGGTGCTGGAGCAGGGCGTGGTCGAGGGCCGCCGCACCTTCTGCAACATGCTCAAGTACATCCGCATGACGGCCAGCTCCAACTTCGGCAACGTCTTCTCGGTGCTGGTGGCCTCGGTGTTCCTGCCGTTCCTGCCCATGCTGCCGCTGCAGCTGCTGGTGCAGAACCTGCTGTACGACATCTCGCAGATCGCCATCCCCTTCGACCGCGTGGACGACGAACTGGTGCGCCAGCCGCTGCGCTGGAACCCGCAGGACATCGGCCGCTTCATGCTGTGCTTCGGCCCCTTGAGCTCGGTGTTCGATATCCTGTGCTTCGCCATGATGTGGTGGGTCTTCCAGGCCAACACGCCGGCGCAGCAGGCGCTGTTCCAGTCCGGCTGGTTCGTCGTCGGCCTGCTCACGCAGACGCTGATCGTGCACATGATCCGCACGCCGCGCCTGCCCTTCCTCCAGAGCCGCGCCGCCTGGCCGCTGCTGCTGACCACGGCGGCCATCATGGCCGTGGGCATCTTCCTGCCCATGGGGCCGCTGGCCGGCCACTTCAAGCTGCAGGCGCTGCCGCTGCTGTACTGGCCGCTGCTGGCGGCCATCCTGCTGGGCTATGTGGTGCTGGTCACGTGGGTCAAGCGCGCCTACATGCGCCGCTTCGGCTGGCAGTGA